The window TGACCCTTATCTTCCAGTCCTTTTCCCTTAGTCACTTTTGAACTGCTGAAGtcctacatttttttccatctccttttgtTGCACTCCTGACTCTACATCATGTTCCTTAACAGTTAACTCCATTGCTCCCCCACATCCTTCTTCACACCTGGTTAAGCATTCCTGTGGTTCAGTTTGGCAGGCTGAGTTTGTCTTATGAATGCAAGCTCCAACAACATTGACAGACACTAAATCCTCTCCTTAGTAGCTACCTGCTTTACTTGCATAGTTGCATCTATGCCATCTGCACCCACCTCTACTGCTCAGCCCTTCAGCCCAGTGATCCTCGTGCCCTTGGTTTATTTAACCAAAGAACAATGACGGTACAGTCAGCAACAAGAAATGGAGTAATGAAAGCTTGAAACCAAAAAAGATTCTTAACCTCTTGCTGTATATGCCACAACTGTCTATGCCACAACAGTCTTCCCACAGGCTCTGCTCCTAATGATGGAGCAATATCCCAATGTCTTTACACAAGAAAATCAGGGACTTGGCTTCAAAAGGAGTTTCTAACCTCATACATAACTGATTTGGGTGTAACAGCACTGAAGGGAGCAGAGATCTGCAACGTTTAACTGGTGTGGGATCTGAAGCTGGCCCctaatgcttttgctttatgcATTGGCTCTGCATTGTGAATCTGGCCAAGCTATGTAGCAGAGCCTGTGGTACAGACAGATGTACAACTGAGGCAGCTCTGCAACGGAAAGGAGCAATTCTGCTCCCACCTCAGCAAGCATGTAGTCACTTCTCAGTAGcatgttttccatttcttgaTTCGATTTCCTTTAGCTTTTCCTAGCAGATATCCAGTGCTTGGTCTGGGGGATGGGCATAATCCAGCATGTTTCTCAGATGGGTAAAATCACATCCTGaggaaagctgaagaaagagGCTAGATATTTTCCATTGCATTACTAAGACCAGAACCCAGCAAGAGCTTCTTCAACTTAGCTTTTAGACACTGATTTGTCTGTCactgtttgtgctgctgcataATAAGGATGATGCACCTACAACCAAATATCTTAATGCTTTTATTGATGGCATATTGGGGTTTTGCCATCCATGATTCCACGATTTTAGCagggaaaattaaaagaactaaatatgaaatatatacaCTTGCTGCAATGGGACACGTAGGACTGGTTTAATACTCAGCTTATACTGGTTTAATTTGATTGAAAGGACTCATTCACATTGACAAACTGCATGCCTAAGGAGGGAGTCTTGTATCTTAAGGGCCCGGATCTGCAAGACTAGAAACGTAAGAGTAGAGATTTAATTATTGTTTTGCCAAGCAGAGCTTCGATACAGACAGCTGCTAAGAAGGTCACTTTCTAGAGCACTTTCTTGTCTGTGACTAAGacctccaagtacagcagctatcTGAACAGGAGATGCATTCACATTCTGTTATGGAAAGGGGTTGATGAGGGATCAGTAGGAGGTTGCAAGCCTGTAACAGCATGGGTGTGCAGTGTGAAGGGCTTGGGGGACGCAGCACTGACCCCATTCCTTTGAGCCTGAGTAAGAGAAGGTGACAGGGAAAAGCGCAAGTGGAGAGGAAAACTCAGGAGCTTTGTGTTAAGGCTGACCTCGTGAAGGGTCATCCAAAGAGGCAAGTCAGAGAGCCAGGAGCGAAGGGCAGGCTGTGTAGGACATGGCAGACAGGCGAGAGAGCCATACTGGCTGTTGATGTCACCCATGGTCAGTGTGCCAAGGTACAGGGAGCACCCACCACGGGCTGTGTTTGGTGGCTGCAACGCCCTGTTAAGTGGAAGGGAAAGGTGGGTGCTGGCTGGCTGGGATCCAACAGGAAACTAAAGAAAAGAGTGTAAATAGACTGTCTGGAGCGATTAGAAGCAGAGGACAAGAACAATAATGAGAAATACTTCTACAACAATACCTCAATGGGTTTGCTTCTTgttctttcctcccccttttctcTCCCACTACCAAAATGAATAACTCTGGAATCTGAGCCCTTGTTTTAGGATTCTTCAGCCATCACAACCTGCTTAAAGCTGATGTACAGCCAGGTCTCCCGCTGACACACAGGCAGCTCTTGGACATACATTGTGTACCACAAGCCCAGACTGCAGCCTGGATGTAGTACAAGCCAAAATGCACTCAGCTGCCCAGACTCCACACCATTTCCTTGCATTTGTGTGGATTTCATTGCTTTGTTTCACTTACATACCTTACACCTCAGCCCTCTTGACGCAAGGAGCTGTCGCTTCCCCCAGTTTAATATTAACTGCttgtttttccagcagcagctggatgaaGCCAAGGGAGTATGGAGCAGGCTGCCGAGGGCTCATTCCGCCTCAGTTTCTCCCTTTCGGGCATGATGTAGCCTGCTCCATCCACCCCAGGACTCTCGCTAGGACAAGTGTGCAGGGTCTGACAGCGGGTGATCTCCCGGCATCCGAGCAGGGCATCCCGCAGGCACCACCGCGCTCCCGCTGACAGAACCAGCCCCTCGGAGCCCACCAAGCCCCAGCTCGGACCCCGACCCTGCCCCAGCCGCTTCATCCCGACCAGACCCCGGCTGGGGCCGGGGTCCCTTCCCGGCGCCCCACCTGACGCAACCCGCGCCCCGCTTTGCCCCACGGGCGGCGAAACAACCCGCCCTCGTTGCATCACCCGTgtggggcggggcgggcggccCGGCAGCCTTTAAAGCACCGCGTCCCTGCCTGTCCCGACGCCAAACGTCGCCATGAAGCGAGACCCGCAGTGCCCCGAGGAGTGCCCCAGCCGGCCCGAGCCCCCGCCGGCTCCTCGCATCACCCCCGAGCCCACGGGGGAGGCGGAGGACGCGGAGCTGAAGTGCGGCTCGGCGCCGGTGTGGATCTTCGGGTACGGCTCGCTGGTGTGGAGGCCGGGCTTCGAGTTCACGTCGCGCAAGGTGGGCTTCATCCGCGGCTACAGCCGCCGCTTCTGGCAGGGAGACACCTTCCACCGCGGCAGCGAGAAGATGGTAAGGGCTGGGGCGGCTGTGGAGCGGGGGGGGGAAGGCGTTGGGCCGCCGGTGGTGCGGGCTCGGCTTCTAACGGCTCTGCCTTTGCTCTCCCTGACAGCCCGGGCGGGTGGTGACGCTGCTGGAGGACTGCGGGGTGAGTACCGCGGGGCTGGTGGTGGTTCCCATCGGGGCTGCAGCCCCCCTGGGATGGGGGTCGGGGGtgttctcctcctctgccttcgTGTCAGTTGTGCAGAGACCCTAGAGCTAGGCAGGCTTGCACTGAAATGTTAGCAGATGTGTCCACTGCAGCTACAGCATCCCATAACCGCCTTTCTCTTCTTAGGCGTGCACATGGGGTGTAGCCTATGAAGTCCGTGGGGAACagatccctgcatccctccagtATCTCAACATGCGAGAAGCTGTCCTGGGAGGCTATGACACCAAGCTGGTGAAGTTCCACCCTCAGGAGAAGGATGCAGAGGAACCCATCCAGGCTCTTGTTTACATAGCAACACCCCAGAACCCTTCTTACCTCGGCCCAGCATCTGAAGAAGACATCGCAGCTCAAATCATTGTCTCAAGTGGCTGTGCTGGTCATAACATTGAGTACTTGCTGAGACTGGCAGAATTTATGCGTTACTTTTGCCCTCAAGCAGAGGATAAACATCTCTTCTCCATCGAGGAGGCGCTTATTTCCATCCTTCCGTGCCTGTGCTGCACAGAAGAGTCTGTAGAAGAAACTGCAAGCAACCCTCAGAAGTCTAAGGGCTGAAATAGGTTGCAGGTTCCCAGTAGAAGGGACATAAGGGACAAAGCAATGGGTACAGTCTTAACTGATTAAACATCCTGAATAAAAGGAGCATTAGCAAGGAGTaggggaaggaggaagtggTGTAAAACATCCTTGCTATAGGACTTGAGATTACTATTTGTTCCACTCCACAATAGCTATCACAGCTTtccagctggggagcagggatcTTTTGCTGGAATTCTGCTCTGTGAGACTTGCTTCCAGGGACAAACCTGAAGCactcagagaagaaagaggcTCTTCTATTCTGtctacttctttcttttttagtttgAAGACTAGTTGAGCAGGACTTGACTGGGTCTAAGCAGTATACATGTAATTCTACCTCAGACTGGCAAAAAGCTCTTTGTGTAGTGGTGGAGACTTGGGCAGGTTCTGCCAAATAAGACCTTTCATTTTCCCCCCTGCCATGTCCCACCTCCAGTACAATGACCTGACACTAGATTTCAGGACTTCTGTGCAATATTAAATGAAGCAGCCTCTGTAGGCTCTTGTGGATCCTATTTCCTTATGTTGTGAAGGATCACAGTAATGCACTTATTTGCTAACATGTATTTATTATGTGCTGTATTTCCCCCTAGGAGGGGTGTCTCAACTGCTCACATGCCACAGCAGTATGCAGCCCACATTCAACCTTGCATTTGTGCCTTCTAGTTTTAAATCGGTTTCCTGAGGAGCTAAGCCTGCTTTAATGACAGCAGCTTTTCTCCAAGCTTCACTgaccttgtgctgctgcagacttAACTGACTGTAAGGAACGGTCCGGCCTGGGTGGGAAgtctgtgctgcctgcaggaaaTGCAGCATCATTTTTAACTAGCCCTGTACTGGGTGAACCTCTGGTGCTTCAGGATAACGTGGGTTTCTATAGAAGCATAAGAGGGTTCTGTTTCCACACTCGGGTGTCTGGTATGCGTTTAGCTGACTGCAGAGGACCATGACTGAGCATACTTGGCAAACGTTAGAGCTATTGCCTCAAGAGCTGCTTCAAGCTCAGACTTTCAGCTTCACATCACAACAGCATGAAACCCCATAGTATTTTGTAAGTAAACTTGCTACTGCAGCAAAACAGCTCTTGGAAGCTGACCCCTGGGACACTTGACTCCTCCCAGGTACCATGTGGGTTTTTTACTTATACAAAAGGATAGGGAGTGTTTGTATTACTGTGGCTTGTATGTATATGAGGTGGTACTGTGCTGTGCCCAGTAATAAACCAAACTGACAAAGTTAGCCTTCTGTACTTCGGTGTTGGTGTTTTTCATTACTGATTTAACTAAAAAAGGATCAGCTTGAACttaaatgaaaccaaaccaaagcccAGAAACCTAAACCTTAGCTGGAAACGCTGCTGTAGTTCCTGTGATGGGgggtttctttggtttgtttcataCAAAACCCAACAccttgctgctgagcagctggcCTCTGTTGGCTGTCCTGGAAGACACCCATTGACTTTCCCTTGGAGAAAAGCAGATTCAGTGACTTTCCcttcctgttttccagctccTGTTGATTCTGCAGCACTAATGCTGATGACAGACGCAAGCCAGCTCTCCTGACTGTAGAGGGCAGGCACAGAAACTCAATTCTCCCTTGTCAGGACAAACGATTTTTGTTCCCAGTGTAACTTGCCAAGTTACTGCTGTGTCCAAGAGGTAACAGTGGAAGGACAAgaaactgctgccacagccagaTCTGCCTGCAGCAAGGGAGACAGTTAGTTCCCTTCTGCCTTGTGCACAGGGACAATGTGCAACTGCCCTTGTGATTTCTCTGGCTACCAGCTGCCTTAGCACTGGCAGATCACAGTACTACCTGCCTCAGGACTGGAGTGATAGGGAGAAAATGAATTGAAACAATGAATTTAGCACTAATGAAAGGCAGTGCATATGTCAGGGGTAATAGATCAGGGAAACCACACTTTTGCTATTCTGTGGAGCTCTCACTGCAACTGAGCAGCTGCATCTTTCCATAGGGACTGCATCCCCCAGCTGAAAAAGCAAAGTGTTAAAAGACCAATTTACCTGCAGGGAAAAGCTCCCTTACAAGACAGGGTCAGATACCAAATTATCTCCAggtaaaacaaacattttcacaCCTTTCAAATGTTCAAAGGCACCACCCACAGGAATTAATAGCAGATGTGCCCTCAGCAACTGGAATGGAGAGCCCCTTGCTTTGTTCATCCTCTTTAGCCTGTGAGGACCCATAATCTTTCACATCACTGGTAAAGTCAAGCAGTGAGTGCCTGTTAACAACCcatcagctgctgtttcttcttccctggAAAAATCAAGTGTTTTAAGCACAGATAGCACCACTGAACTACCATTATCTTCCCAGTTAATTCTTTGCAATGGACTTCCAAAGAGGATCCCATTTTCTCATCCTGTAGCTGCATCTTTAAGTCACTAACACAGACAATGAGATAACAATGAGATAACATGTGACTTCTTTCTCCTGAGGCTTTTACAGTGCCCTGTGAGTCTCAGAACTGCTCCTGTTTTGATCAGTtgctgaatttaaaatattaagagCCCAGATTTGAACTTTGGCCTTGTGAGAAAAGAGAGATGACAGCCTGCAAGACtaaggatcatagaatcatagaacagtcagggttggaaaggaccttaagatcatccagttccaacccccctgccatgggcagggacacctcacgctaaaccatatcacccaaggcttcatccaacttgaacactgccagggatggagcattcacaacatccctgaacaacccattccagtgcctcaccacccttacagtaaagaatttcttccttatatccaatctaaacttgccctgttgaagtttgaacccattaccctttgtcctgtcactacagtccctaatgaagggaCTATCTGCCCAGCTtgtctttgtgctgctgctcagggatgGGGTCCACTGTGGCCCACCTCTGATGAACCAAATGTGAGGAAGATAATTGCTGCTTGGAGACAGTCACACAACCACGGCTCTTGGGAGTGCCAGGCCACTGGTGATGCACAAGGACAGTGTCCTACCCCATACACATTTCACTACAGGCTGCCTCTCCCCATGACACAACTTAGACCAGGGCAGCTGGCTGTGGGTTTCTGGCAGCTCTGCCACTGGCCTGGTGGTTGGCTTGGGAATGAGCACCCGCCTTGTCAGAGAGTGAGACAAGTGCCCTCCTTTGCAAAGTGCTGCAAGGCATTTCTGGAGATGCATCCCTTTGCACATGCAGTTTTCTCTAACATCCCTATGACCAGCTTGTATCTATCAGGTCACCTCACATTAGAAACCAGTTGCAATAGAAACATGTTTACAAGCACTGTCAATCACGTTTAGACTTCCCAAGTCTTAAACCCAGCACAGTTCATACGATATCCGTCCCTTCTTCAGCCTGTTCAGTTTTCCTGCCCAGCAGTTCCCACCTAGCCCTGGAACACTGGCCTGAGTCACCATTTCCTTGAGTACATTAGGACAAGACCTACTCAGCTGCTTTGCAGTGGCCCAGCCAGCTAAATAAAGTAGATGACAGCAGTTAATCCAGCCCTGGCCTTCCTATATGTAAAGTGCTCCTGAGGACATGCAGTCCTTAATAGGGCAGGAGAAAGGATAAAGAAACTCTGCAATGTTAAAAGCATGCAGAGAATacaaaaacagaaggaaaagtgtCTGGTTCTTAGGTACTACAGTGTCACTTCAGTTTCAGAGGTGAAGTGCTGAGAACTAAGGAGACTTCACACAGGTAAATCTCAATCAAGATGATTCCAACTTTAGCAAAAATGTAGTTTCAATACAGCATCACTAAGTGTGAACTTACCCGTGCTTGGTGCACTTCTCCACATGAGATGCTGGGTCAGAAAACTAGTGAGACCAAACTCATATTTGTGGCTGAAGGCAATACAGGCATGCAGCTTGGCAAGGGAGAGAGGTGGTAGGAGCGGCCAGTGGCCTAGGAGAGGGATAGGGAACAGACCAGCATTCCTCATTGGGGTGCAACAGCAGCCAACAGCTTGGATGAGTCTACCAGAGGAGAACATATGTTTGAGCATCCAGAAAGCGGGGCCAGCACAGAGCTTGAAGGCTATCAAGGAGCCAGAGTGGGATCTGAGTCCCAGGAGGAGTTGAATGGCAGAGGCATGGTATTTGATGCACATACACAGTCTTGAGAGGATCCATCATGTGCAGTGGGGACAGGCTTGCCAGTCACAAGCTGGATTTAGCAGTCGTcgcaggagctgcagctggttGTACGCAGCACATGAGTTACTCCATGCGTGTCTGCTTGCCAGTCAAGAGACAGGCTGAAATGTGGATTTAGTCACTTACAGATGTTTCACaggcaaataaaaaagcaaaggataAAACCCCCAAAGAATGCTCATTGCTGCTCCTGGGCAGCCTCTGCAGGGGTACACGGGCTGACTGTCCGGTGCTCTGCTGTTAGGAGCCTGTCAGGCTGTGCTCTGACATTTGCTCCCCTTGGCAGCAGAGGCTGGACAGCACTTGGTGCACACCGTGCATAGAGTTGATGTGTCCAGAAATAACATCTGGCTCAGTAACAGCCTGTTCTGCTCCTACTACCAGGAAAGGTTGGATGGTGAAGCAGGGGAAATAGAGAGAGTCTATTTAATAGGGAAGTAATCTCTGTAAGTGACACTGACTTCGCAGAATTTATCCAGCACAAAACATGCAGAGCTGGTCACCTGTGCACTTGGACACTTCTCCATATAACCCATTCCATGCTGGGTGCCAGTATGGTAGCGCTGCCAACGTGTCCCAAAAGCCGGAGTCACCCTAGGCAATAGCACCAATtccaaagggtttttttcacaaGTCAAGGACAGATGCACCATAAAGAAGTGCAGTCCCAGCATGTGAGTGGGCAGTGATGTACCAGCAGCATGCAGCCCAGCTCAGCACGGCACGGAACAGGAAGGGATTTACAGTCAGGCAATGGGAAACTCACTTGCAGCAacaccagcagctgctgagcagagTTTGGAATTTCCTACTAACTACTTGCCTTGGCTTAGGAGAAACCCTCCCTAATTTATGTGCTGTATTAACGCTATGAGAGAAGCCCTGTGTGGCTTTGaaaggggggaagagagggcGGAAGGAAGTGGGCATTCTGGGCAGCACTGGGCAGCTCTACACGCTGTGTTTACAAACCCTGTACACTTTGTGTTTGGCTCTTGGATGTGTTTTATCCCTGTTCATCTCATCCCGGTGCCAGCCACACTGAGGAGTGTTTATGTTTGTGAATTCCTGAAGCACAGCCAGTACCTTGAAGGCCAAAGAATGAGACTGAAATAACGTTAAAGGTCGGGGAAGTTCAAAGACACCGAGGTGCTGTCTTCCTAGCTGGGGACACCACACTGTCCCAGACCACGCTGGGCTGCTCTCGGGACATAAGAACAAAGACTTCTCTCTTATGTCCTCCTGTTTATGCTGCTTTTTGCCTCCTTTGCCTCACTGTTTTAACGGGATTCATTTCCATGGAGCTTCGATTAAAAGCACCGAGGGTCAGTGTGGCCTGAGCCTGACAACTGAAGAGACACCTGACAGCTACTGGCACTTTAAACTCATATCACCAAAGGAAAGGGGAAGTTTTCATCCTTAGGACTGTTCAAGTTCTACCAGTTGACATCATGGAGTGAGCCCTAGAGCAACGCTTCATCCACAAGCAGGTACCAGCTCTTGCAGCACCCACAAACCTGTAAGCACCCACGAGAAGACAAGTCAGAGGATGACTTTTGACAAGGGGATGTTTCATTTAGCCTTGTTGGTTAGCAAGCCTGTGCTTCAGAACATGAACATGATGGATGCATACGTGAGCTGATAAAGCACATGGCAGGTACCTACAGCTCAACTGTGCTATGCAGAGTGGTCATGGGCAGCCTCCAGCACCATGGGCACACCATCCTATGCACAAATCCATTGGTCATACTTCCAGCTGCAAATTTCTACACACCTAGCACACTCACATACACAACACGATGTGCTCATTGACACAGCCCTGCATCTGCCCCATGTACCCTCATCTCGAGGGGAAGGGAGGTAGGGAACTGACCAGGTTAACATGAGCACTGGGTTTCACTGGCTAGTGGCCTCAGCTTTGCCTTGAGCTGAAGCCATGGACCAAGCGACACCATCAGCACAGACACTATTGCAGTCATGTCACAGCCTCGCATCCAACCCACTTACAGCAATTATAACCTCATCTACAAACAAACTGCCTCgaggggggtggagggggacacagccacagccagctTGCTGGTATTGAGCTCTGTCTACACAAAACATATGTGACAtttgaaaacattcagaaaacaaaccaagaacaCATCTTTTTATCCCCTCCTTGTCTAGACCACACTCCAGCCTTCCCAAACCCCATGTCAGCACCCACGGAGCACGTGATGCCAtgggagggaggcagcaggatggTGAAGAGAGGCAGGCGCTGCCTGTGGATGTACTGATGTTACCTCTGCTCACCCcatgggcaccctgtgccagggcagtgctgctgtgtgtgtgttcatgtgtCACAAGTGTCAGTGCTGCAAATGACCTGAGAGGACCGTGGGGAACATGCCGCTGGTCAGCTGGAGGTGCAGAGCAGTGGGAGATACTGTTACAGACAACTGGGGTCAGCAGCTTCGTCCTCGGGGTGTCACCGGCTGAAATCTCactcctttatttttgttttccagtgaaataTCAATTTCTTCTAGTGAAATTGAGCCAAAGGTGTATTTCAAATAGCTGGAAGGGTTTTAGATTGTACATTCATTTTAGACCACAGATACATTCATTTTAGATCATACATACATTAATTTTAGGTTATActtatgtttattttacattataCTTTCATTCTGCCACATTTGGattataatttattcttttggtCTGCTTTATGAGAGTATATTTTTCTCCAAGATATTCCTCTCCATAAACACATAATCCCATTTTTAGAGGGGGAAAAGAGCAGGAATGCCCAGCTCCTCATGGCTGTGATAGATGCTGCTTTTTATCTTCCCTTTGACAGCAACTGTTAAGAGACTTGATTACCTCTGTAGGTCAGGAGCCACATGAAACTGTGTCTCCTGTTGCTGCACAGCACAGTCAATTCTGACAGCACTTGTGTCTCTAAACTACATGCATATTTAATCTATTCCTGGAAATACATCCTATAATTTTAGGGCAATGAGTTCAGAATTGAGGATAAAAAGTAACTGCGGGATGAGCCTCATTGAGGATAAATACGCACTGTATTCCTGCCTCATTTCACTTGATGGGAGGATGCTAAAAATGAGCAGCAGTTCAGTTCCTTTTGGTCCTCTAGTAATTTATCCACACCTTGCTCCAAATGCAGGGGGAACATTCTccagtttgatttttctttggCAAAGCACCATAGCAACCTCTGCACATCACTGCAGCACCATTGAAAACTGAAGTTCCTCTTCACAAGACCTTTGTGATGAGGTATTATTTCCATCATATGGATGAAGGACTGTGACATCAAGAACATGATTTCAAAAGCATACAGTGACTGAATGCACAATGTGAACACTGAGGGATGATGTTTTTCAGAGTACTCAGGACTGTACATCAGATATTCAGAGGCCATGTGGACAAACAGATAATGTGTGCTCATGTAATCAGCACTAGATCCCAGTGCAAACATGCGAGAGCCATCTGAAATGCTCGTTGAGCCAACCCTTATGTTTGCCATTGCCCAAAGAGGATCTGTGTGGTGGCCAGTTTAGCAGTTCTTTAGTATTCTTAAACCTTCACATACCTAAACTTGCATAATGGTTATTTGCAGAGAAACATTTTATATAGCTTGGGATGGTTTTGCTTTATGCACATCACTCAAATCTGTGGTAGTCCCTTTTTGAGGCTGAGgctcccagctgctggcagTCCCACACCTCTCACATGTGTTTATTCCTGTAACATCTCAGACATGAGatctgttttaaattaaagtacgtaaacaaaattatttgtcTCATTTGCTATCAATTATATTGCTGCAAGGAAGAGCTGGGCTTCTCTAATCTGTTTGGGACTATTCTACCAAACCATCTCTCACCCTCAACATGTAGTTATTTGATTCCAGACACAAGGATACATGGCAAAGGACAGCAAACCTCAGTGTAGACGAGTGACATTAattatagaattacagaatcacagaatgctttgggttggaaagaaccttaagatcatccaattccaacctcctgccatgggcagggacacctcacactaaaccatggcacccaaggctctgtccagcctggccttgaacactgccagggatggagcattcacaacttctctgggcaacccattccagtgcctcagcaccctcacagtaaaga of the Melopsittacus undulatus isolate bMelUnd1 chromosome 4, bMelUnd1.mat.Z, whole genome shotgun sequence genome contains:
- the CHAC1 gene encoding glutathione-specific gamma-glutamylcyclotransferase 1, producing the protein MKRDPQCPEECPSRPEPPPAPRITPEPTGEAEDAELKCGSAPVWIFGYGSLVWRPGFEFTSRKVGFIRGYSRRFWQGDTFHRGSEKMPGRVVTLLEDCGACTWGVAYEVRGEQIPASLQYLNMREAVLGGYDTKLVKFHPQEKDAEEPIQALVYIATPQNPSYLGPASEEDIAAQIIVSSGCAGHNIEYLLRLAEFMRYFCPQAEDKHLFSIEEALISILPCLCCTEESVEETASNPQKSKG